In Mycolicibacter virginiensis, the DNA window ACGGAGCGGCCGTCTGATGGCCGTCTACGGGTGCCCGGGCTGCGGCTACCTCTACGACGAGGCCACCGGGGAACCCCGCGAGGGATTCCCCGCCGGCACGCCCTGGCAGCAGATTCCCGGCGACTGGACCTGCCCGGACTGCGCGGTACGCGAAAAGCTGGATTTCGAACCGATGGGAGTGAACTCATGAGCGACTACAAACTGTTCCGGTGCCTGCAGTGCGGCTTCGAATACGACGAGGCGCTGGGTTGGCCGGAGGACGGCATCGAGCCGGGCACCCGCTGGGCCGACATCCCCGAGGATTGGAGCTGCCCGGACTGCGGCGCGGCCAAGGCCGACTTCGAGATGGCGGAAGTGGTACGGCCGTGAGCGGCGTGGTCATCGTCGGGGCCGGCCTGGCGGCGGTGCGCACCGCCGAACAGCTTCGGCGCAACGGCTTTGGCGACCCGATCACGATCGTCGGCGCCGAAGAGCACCCGCCGTATGACCGGCCGCCGCTGTCCAAGCAGATGCTGCGCGGCGAGGTGAATGATGTTGCCTTGAAACCGGCGAGTTTCTACGACGACAACGGCATCACGTTGCGCCTCGGTGTCCCGGCTCTTGGTATCGACGCCGCGGCGCACACCGTGGAG includes these proteins:
- a CDS encoding rubredoxin, whose product is MAVYGCPGCGYLYDEATGEPREGFPAGTPWQQIPGDWTCPDCAVREKLDFEPMGVNS
- a CDS encoding rubredoxin, with product MSDYKLFRCLQCGFEYDEALGWPEDGIEPGTRWADIPEDWSCPDCGAAKADFEMAEVVRP